AACAGCACGGAGCGAATGGGATTCGCCACCGCGAGGATCCGGATCTTGCGGGTGTCCGCCTGCTGCTTGTACGTGCCGACCGCGCCCCACCCGCTGGTGATGTGACCCGCAAGAACGTCCTGCATCGCGGGCATCTCGCCGCCGTAGGGCACATGGACCAGCTTGATGCCGGCATGCTGCGAGAACTGCTCGGCCCAGATGTGTGCCGATGTCCCTTTCCCGTAGGAGCCATAGCTCAGCTTGCCCGGCTCGGCCTTGGCCAGCGCGACGAAGGACTTCAGGTCGGTGACCGGCACGTTGGCTCCCACCCCGAAGACCACCGGCGTGTTCGACACTTCGGCCACCGGCGCGAGGTCGCTCAGCCGGTAAGACGAGCTCTTGCGCAGCAGGTCGGCTTGCAGGACGCCCGTGTGCGTGATGAGCAGCGTGTGCCCGTCCGGCGCGGATTGCGAAACCGCCGTGGCCGCGATCATGCCGCCCGCCCCGGTCTTGTTCTCCACGATGACGGGTTGCTTCAGTTCCCTGGTGAGCTCCTCACTGAGAACCCGCGCGATCGTGTCGATGCTGCCACCCGGGTTGGTCGGCACGATGAGCTTGATGGGCCTGTTGGGGAAAGCAGGCTGGGCCGAGGCCAGCGTTCCTGCGGTTGCCATGACGGCAGCAAGAGCGAGGCCCTTGCAACTTGA
Above is a window of Variovorax sp. RA8 DNA encoding:
- a CDS encoding Bug family tripartite tricarboxylate transporter substrate binding protein, whose translation is MATAGTLASAQPAFPNRPIKLIVPTNPGGSIDTIARVLSEELTRELKQPVIVENKTGAGGMIAATAVSQSAPDGHTLLITHTGVLQADLLRKSSSYRLSDLAPVAEVSNTPVVFGVGANVPVTDLKSFVALAKAEPGKLSYGSYGKGTSAHIWAEQFSQHAGIKLVHVPYGGEMPAMQDVLAGHITSGWGAVGTYKQQADTRKIRILAVANPIRSVLLPDVPTFIEAGFPEMNASGFCGIFAPAGTPKAIVEQLSQLIVKAVQRQDIAARILATGQEPTGGDEAAFGQRVARDRKTWAKAITDFNITVD